TGAGAAGTTTTGTAAGATTTGTTAACGTAGAGACAGATGCAAAAACCGTCAGTGATGAGTCAGCCAGTTTGGAGGAGATAGATTACTTTATATGTTGTACAATGTTGTTTTGTGCTTTGTGCTTCATAAAGATGGCAGCTCAGACTTGACCCTTTGCTTCCTACTAAAGTTCTTGGTGTCAGAAGTGTGGTGCCTTAGCCACAGAGGACCTGGAGAACCAGGATGGGCTGGCAGTGGAAGACTCCACCAGAGGAAACAGGTGAGGAACACAAGGACATTGTCACATATGTTGTCATGGTGCTCAAGTTGGAATGGGAAAacctggagagaagagaagggtgGGGGTTTCTCCAACCCCTTGGACAAGTTAAACATTacctgaagaggaggagaaagataaGAGGCTTTTAACTGGACTCATCTTTTTGTCTCttgaataacaacaaaaaaaccctaaaaaagaaaatgtccatTGAGTATCTCTCATGTTATGGTTGTGATCATGTGAAAAGGACTTTCCTATCATATACCTGTTGATAGTTTAGACTGCTGACTGCAATCCTGTGTCGATGTCATGTGTGTGTTACTGGCCTGTGAGTGTTTGCCTTGATTTAATGAATCATTTTCCTGACGGCTGCATGGAGACTTATTGTTTGTCCCTCAAAAAAAGCTTCCAATATAACTTAACTCACATTTTCAGTGTCTGTAAACCTAAACTCATATATAAACAggtgtttatattattttttctatCCCTTCTATATCCATCTTCTGTCATAAGCCTTTTCCATCAGTCACCAGAACATTGTTCTAATACATCATTTTGTATGTCATGCTTCATCACtaacatttttaatgtgctCTAAACTCGAGTATTTGCTTTATAAATGAAATCAGTCAGacaattattgttattgtttgcaACAAACAGAATGATctttaatattatattaatttacaaaaaaataagataCCACTGTAAATAAACTGCTatgctttttaaaatactgtCCTTCATACCCACCTCTTGCCCTGGAATTGCATTCTccgtttagtttttttttttttttttaatacatttgagTCAGCAATGACAAttcccacaaaaacaaacaaaacaataaatgagTAACTTCCAAGTCAAGGCCAAGAAGGTCAAGGCAGTCGGATCATTGCTTTTATTCAACACAAAACTACCTTGTTTCTCAtcttttgttaatgttttaatgaGACAAACCTTTGGCCCTGAAAAGACATTCAACAACATGCCAATGATAATGAAAAGTTTctgtaatttaaaatgaaacccTGTGAGCACTAACATGCATTGGCTAATAGACTTGTTCAACCACCCCCCTCCCATTCTCCTCCATGGATCCCATTATCCTCTGCACATCCTTGACTATAATGTTCCTGAAGAGCTTAGCCAGCTGCCCCTGAGGTTTCTCCTCCCACGGCTTCATAAAGCTGCCATTGCGTTTAGAGGCAGGTGGGTTCCCCCATCTGAAGTGACTCATTCGATAGGTCCCATCTTTCCTATCCTGGGGGTTTAACAGGACATGTGACTTGGAGCTGACCCTCGCCTTCGGGAATCCCTCTTTCCGATGACTTTCTTGATTCAGGTCCCCCTTTGCTTCGTCCTCATTACTGCTCAACTGCCTGCGAGCCCGAGGGGGAAAACTGCCTTCAGAGGAGACGCCTCCCTCCAGCGACGAGGCAAAGACTTTAATGGGCCGGCGTTTACGACCGGAGGGTTTCCCCCAGCGGAAATGCTCCATTGAGTAGGAGCGTCTTTCATCACTGTGGGCCCTCAGCTTTGGCTCTGGTATTTTGTCTCCAGAGGGCTTCCCCCAGCGGAAATGCTCCATTGAATAGGAGCGTCTCTCGTCGCTGTGGGCTTTCAGATCCGAGTCTGATATCTTGTCTTCAGACGAGGCCAGGTTAGCCAGAATGATGCTGAGTAAGAGGTCATCACTGGCATCATTACTCTTGAGATCCAATGCTTTGAAGTCTGTAAGTTCAGTCTGGATCACAGACATGCAGAGGTGAATACAGTCCTGTGTGGAAGAAATCACAGAGGcaacagtgacattttaaacCAGACTGTTAAGTGATTTGCAGGAAGTAGATGTGATGATGATACAATGATAAGTATTTTATCTTTCTGATGCTGATTCATTTCACACCAAACAACAAAGATTATGATCAGAATTATGCCGATGACCTTAAAATTTGCATATCTGAATCACCAAATGACTGACTGTGTCTACTGagaaaatcaattttaaaagttgcatagaaataaaactgaaactgagaaaAGACTCTGGCACTGAGCATGAAAAGCAAACATTCTGCTGATTTATTACTTGACTATTTTCAGCTTCAACTGCTCCTCATCTGTACATCACTAAAAATGGTTTACGACCAAAACAAATCACTCATTCCAGGCAACAGTGTCAACACTGCACAGCACCAAAGTGGGTCAAAGCCGGACTGGTGCTTGTTCTCATATTTTAAACCAAACATGGGAAAGCTGCTTTCATACTGCTGACTCTTAGACTTAAATGACAATTTTTTTAGATTTGCCATTGCTTTTCATTAAACATGGAGTGATTTTTGTATCTGCACAATACATCCCTTTATTGACAAAACACCTCAGTGTCGGTGTAGCAGCTGTGTTTAGAGTTTGTCCTGTTGTCACGGAAATGTAGATGcttaaatttccatttttttttgaagacttCTTGTCTACGTTGACTTAAACGTTGAGCTTAAAAAGATTCAGAAAGGAGAAGGTTGTGTGATACGAtcgaaagctccagaacaggtTTTAATGGACCTTGAGGTGTGATTGCTTCATTAACAGCTTTTTCTACAATTAATAATGAAGctcaaaatttcttttgttacttcttatgctcttttatttttacttgacattttctctgttcttctttaGTCTGTTGTTTTATCCACGTCTCATGCGAAGCTCTTTAAACTATGAATGTGCTTCACAAATAAAGTTTCCTTGCCTGGTGATGGCAATAACAGAGAAGAAATAGAAAGAAATCAGCGATGACATTATGAAGAAGACAGTTTGACCTACCAGTATCCTTCCCTTGTTGCTCAGGTCTTTGCAGATGGAGCTGTTCCAACACACCGACCCAAACCCGGGGACGCAGGCATATGTCATCACCACCAGCAACCAACACAGACTCACCATCTTCTGCCTGGAGAggagaacagaaacacaagtgaGGCTTTGAGCTGAATAGAAAGCAATGTGACAGAAAGGAAATTCTCCACAGAATACAggaaagcctttgataaaatgACAGTCCCAACAGGCTCACGTATTCACTTAATCATTCCTAAACTGGAAGACACTGCTACGTATGTGAAGAAATACAGTAGGTGTCTCTTGATCTCTTGCATAACGCTTTCCTCCCTTCCTTATATAACGTGACATGTTTCAACACTATCTTATGAGATAAATGGTAGATTTGTAGCTGTGAGTGTGTCACAGTTAAATAACTGTGAGCTCAAATACCAATTATCAACATTCCTCATCTAGCCAACATCACACATATTGTAACAGATGGTCTTGTTTACCAGACACAGGCACATTAATCTTATTTAAAACTGGTTGATAATTAAAGGGCTCAAAAATGTGACACTGTTTATGTGGAGCCTCCTCTGTTGGAGTTCCCAAAAGAGGCTCCATTAGGGTTTGCAGCTTTTAAGGGACTGTGTGAAAGTTATTAGCTGGGTCTACTGTAAAAtctactgtaaaacaaaaaacaaccaaacaaaaaaaagccacatgCAGATAGCAACAATTACTGAATGTCTCTGTGCTGGTATTTtatttgacatgtcacagttaACTTGAAGCAAGTAGAACCGTAAACCATAACATTGTTTTTGTGGAAATAGTAGATCTGGAGCTTAACAGTCAGTAGGGACTGAACATTATCTGTCTGAGGAGCATGCCAATTTTTCACTAGCCAACAGCTGCCTTCACTTTGCATTGTAACAAAACTACAGTGAAGTAACTATGCACATAATCCTCACAATTTTCACGAGTTCAGACCCAGTTTTGAACGATTTGTGGTCAACGTCTTTTCTGCAATGGCCATTCAATGTTTTAACATTCATTAATTACCTTACTATATagtagttttcatttttcatgttagGGGGGTCCGCCATTTTCGGCCTGGATCCAAGTAGCTTTCACAAGTCATGCATGCATTCCTGCGGAATTTTATCTCATCGATGTCAACCTCACTGTTGCAGCCGTTTCACATGAAAATTCAACTGGCGAAACACACGATGGTTTTAACTGCTGgttactgccttttttttttaacactaaaAGAGAGATCTACGGTCAAGAGCTGAAAGGTCAGGGAAGTGAAATGACTATTAAAGGCTCTTTGTGGGATAAGTGGTGGGCAGATGTTACCTTTTGTTCCACCTCAAGGAAAGCAATCAGTGCACATTCATGGAAATATACAAGCAAACATAAAGGAGGCTGCATTCGTATAGGTCCCACACATTTCAGAATCTATATATTCATTCTTAAGTGACGAGGAAGCTGTACAAACAAATTCTTTCAGTAGACGACAGCACTCAATGACCTCCTTTTTGACGCATCTTCACCAGGAAAACGCCTCGTCTCATCTCTTTGTTGCTATGTTTATCATTTCTTTGCTTCctgttgtcttttctctctccccatctTAAACATTTATATAGAGATAAAATCTTTAGGGGGGTTATTTTTTTAGGAGCtagtaaacagagagaaactaaaCTCAACTTCTGGGTACTTTTGGGTTTAGCACTGTCCAACTGATTCTCATGGGATAATCGGTCAAATCTTATATTATGCGAGTCATCTCGTTTCACTAATATCACAgatattaacattttaaaactgatttaGAAAATCCCACAGgccctctttaaaaaaaacttttcatccTGGTTCATTGAATGGCTTGCAGGGGGTGTTGATGGGAAATTGCATTTTGTTCTTTCTCCCTTCCTTCTCTATTATTCTGATGAGTGACTCCTTGGTGGGCCATCGTCTTTGTAACTCTGGCAGAGACTCGACTACACTCGTCCTACAGTATGACTCACTCAGCTGAGCTCCGCTCTCCACACACATACTCCATTAAATTAAGCTCAAGAGCTGCAGTTAAAACAGATTGAAACCTTATTAATGATATGCAAAGTTAATTATAGGTTTTCTAAGTTAGATTAGTGTTTATACTGGCACATATATAAATGGGCAGCCTTTCAAATTTCACCTAAACGAACCATGCGTACTCTTCAATAAGCTGAAGTGTAATCTTTATGAAGTGTGGATCCACTTGAATGCAGCTGCACACGAAAATATCAGAAAAGTCTACATCAATCACTCAGCGAGTGTAATAGTGCATCAGTGCCTAGTCATTCAGGAAAACAAGAAGCTACCAGCAATCAGATGAGACAACAAGGATGCACAAACAATTAAAgcaaacaagttttttttctttttaccttttccaactgctttcctttcctctcttcctgtttttctccctcCGTTTGTCCACAGATCTCCCAGAGTGGCGACTCTGTAACTGTgatccctctcctcctctcctgctctctctctctgctcagttaAGAAATGCTCGCTAGGAGAGGGTCTGCCGCTGCTTCCTTAGAGAAGAATAGCTCTTTTTATAGACACATGAAGTACGCCTGGCATCTCAAGGCCTCAGGGTGTGATTGAGGTAAGGGGTCTCCTGCTCCTTTCTGGAtagggaggggtgtgtgtttgtgtgtatgccaGGTATAAAGGCCACCCACACATTTTTAATCAATGGCACAGCTCACGTCACCAGACAATAGGTGAAGCATTAGTGAACTAGCTGTTAACTTGcttctgtcctcttcctcctcctgcttcttccCGTGGTTGGGATGCAATCTTGAAACCTTTCAGTGTCCTGAATGACTGATTACAGAGATGCTTCAGTGCTCCcaggaaaaaaatcttgaatGCATGTGTAAATAATCATACATGGATAAAAACAATTGCAGCGCATTAGGGAAACCCTATCAATCCCTGCTTTAAATCCCTCAAAGGTCAGTCCTAATCACTGACATCTTAATGTCAGAGCATCATCATTTTCACAAaggatgaagagctgcagtgaagtgtgCAAATCAATTTGACTGATTGGATCAGTCGTCAATTTCTTCGGTTCTCGTTCAGAAAGGTGTGCATGCATCCCTGCGTGGAAACTTCATTTGGAAGCCCTGACTCACTGGTCTGACGTCATGACTTCACTTCGAATGGAGaagatgcacacaaacacacatggggTTTTATGAAAGGGTTGGTGAAAAGAAATCGGTGATTGAAGACAACATGTGCCTGCTTGAAGAGACACTGATTAATCGGTTTCTTTTCAAATACACAgtctgttttttcatttgtgccttttttattaaaaagaaaaaacaacaataatgaaTAAGACTTGCAGTAAATGCGCAACACGTGGAATAATGAGCAGTAAAGTACTGAGATGGCTTCGGCTAACTGCTGGCTTCCTACACACCTGTAAACTAATGCAAATGAGCACAGTCACCATCTCAgtgataaatattttaaatatgcaTCATGATTCATGCTgcaattattttcagtttactttGTCACTTAATATACATACAATGTATGTATACATGCATATTTGACGACATTGTCAATTAATGTTTTAGCATGTGTCCACAatacaaataacaaaaacttgTTAAAGCTGCTAAAAATCCAGGttctttccttgttttcttcttcctgcaaGTCATATATTTTCCTTTTGGTCAAGTCTtgaaacaacaataacactgaATCGTGAAATACCCCTGTGCTCATTCTGAGAAACAAGCAAGAAAATTCGCGTGCAGCTTTACGTGGATCATTTATGGCAAAAGTAATCTCAAAATCATGGATCAAGGCAGATCATCCACGTGTCGTTTAGCCATAACACTTTGATACTGCAGATCTGCAACAAGAAACAGTTGAGCAACAGGCACAGCAAATCTTAAAGAGTGATTTAAGATTCTCCGGTTGAAGTCATGAAGACACGCCTTCTTCACAACATTCCATCTGTTGTGTATCATAACTTACACCAGTTTATCAACGACACAGCGAGGCTGAATTTGAAGTCTGGTCCACGTTTCAGTGTTCCGCGGTCTGACCTCGCAAAATATACTGTTTTTATATGAAAGCGAAGGGACTGAGGCCAGGAAAAGAGAGGTGACGataatatttgttttcagtgtaaatggTGTGCCATCCAAAGTAAAGAAAGTGTGAAGAAAACATCATAAATTACTGCTCTGCTATAATAAACATCCCATTGAACACTCTGAGTACTCCTTCAAACTGGGGAATTTGTCCTCCTGGTCAAATCTCTAGGTGACCACATGTTGCTCAAGTATGCATAAATAAAACCTCCAATGACCCATCACACTGTTTTGAATGACCTTACTCCTCCACCCTTCCTATAGACACATAAAACTGTCTTTCCTCACGAAACTGATACCCCACTGATTTACACCTCGGAGCAGTCCCTCGCTGTTTCTCAACCGGCTGTAATGTTCGTTTTATGGGAGGTTTGCAGGATTActtgtgtgttgtctttttgttaTGCATTTCATAGAGTAAAATACTGAATTGGATTTCTGTTGCGTTTTATTATGTTTGGTTTGCATGaataacataaaacacagagaaagatttcaggtttttatttacagttctAATCTTTAACAGCTAAATATGTCCTCTACACTGAAATTTTAACTTGCAGCTTCTTGCAGTGGTGATATCTGTGGTACAAAAGGTGCTGCTGCAAACCCACATGAAGAAGGAAAGGGTAAGacataaagaataaaatacattttgatatCTTTGTTATGGTTTGAAAAAGATCTCTGGGCTTTGGGCACATCACataattaacataaaaaaaatacagtgttttagAGTTCAATTGCTGAGGATTAAAGGTGGttaaaatgttcacagtaaATAAGATTTAAAACCTGATTGTGGAGAGTCTGAAGTGGGACtaattctctcttctctctcagaaACAAGTACTAAAGCCCCTACAGATTTAACCCACTCAACCTCCAAGTGGCCTTCCACTTCAGGTGGTGTTTGTTCCGGATGGCTCCTGCTTGTCAATTTGAGTCATTACTGGAAGCgaacatcaaaaacaaaaaaagagcatGCACACTAAGCCACCTCTTCAacggattaaaaaaaaaaaaaagaaaaagaaatgttcagAACAAACGGAGATGATGCATTCCAATGGCACTTAGGAGATGTTGGACTCATCTCCCTGTTGATGTTGCTTAATTCCATCTCTTAATAATAATGCAGCCCCCAGAAAAGGCTGTGTGAATCACTACCTAATAAAGACTCTGCCATTTAACCAGCTGTCATTTATACAAGTATCATCATCACATCAATCTGCAGAGGTTTTACAGACTGTGGAAAGAGAAGGACACAAATTATGAAACCATTATAACCTTAGGTTTACCTAATAGACTGGTAACTGAGTGCATATCTGTTTATACATAGCCTGGGTGGGATGTAAACATGACATATGTCCTTATTTGGTATAATAACAATGCTCATTTCTGTATTCTAGTCTCTGGTCTTGATTTTACAATCATTAGTAGCATTTGTTCTCACACAGCATCTGAGTCTGTGAAACCCCAAACAATGACGAACCAAAGCAAAACACAAGGGTTAAACTTGATATCTAAATGATTTTATCCAATTATGAAGACTTATTTCCTCACTATTTTTCCAAGAATGAAACCATTTTTGTTGGACGTCAGCACCGTTTGGTATTTACACAAAATATGTTTCCCAGTAGGTTAAATAAGTTCAAAGAAAGTGTTGGATACTACTTCAAAGACATTAGAAACAACAACCAAATTCCTCTTGGATATTTGTGTAAGAGGAACTCCCTCACGTTCTGAGAAGCCTACTGTCTGACTGGTGCTCATATGACCAGTGCTCGGTACAAAGACCCCTCACAGCCACAAATTAGAGAATAACATGTGAGCCCTGACTATGTGGTCTCCACTCTGCCCCCCTGGAGACAGCAGATGTCTGAGATGACAGACTGAAGCCAGCTCACTATATTTTGATGTGAACAACATCTACGGCAGCTGTTGTCATGTCCCAGTGAACTAAATGCCTCAGTTTTGGTGGAAgcattcagatcctttacttctGTAAAAGTACGAATAGCAAATAGTAAAAATACTTAATTCCCTGTGAAAGTACTGCATTAatgttattctttctttctcttaaattgattaattgataatgtttggtttgtaaaaaaacaacaacaaaaaactgaaaatagtgaaaaatgcccatcacaattaGTCCAAAGTGACACCTTCATGCtattttattaaaattgttCAAATAATTACAAGGAAAAAGCAACAAATACTCATATTTGAGACACCATGTCATGTTTGGCATGTtgcatgaaaaatgacttaaattacTAATGAAATAGTTGCTAGCTAATTTTGAGCCAAGTGACTGAAGTGACTAGCTGGGTATATTGTTGTGAAGCTTAATCTGCAAAGCctaacattttaaaagctcttcatgtgttttgtatgtaaaatcttaatttgtaaATTGTGAAAGTAAATTAGCAAGAAGCATGAAAGTTTATCATGcattggttttttttatgtgtttttgttgctttttatatttctttaaaaataccACATGCTGAATGTTCAGACATCGCCAGTGCATTCAAGAGATGATGTGATTTGTTGCTAGGGTCTCTTGAGATCACCATAAAGGGCgatgcttattattattatttattagtgTAATGAATATAGCATACAGTGAGGAATTATTTATTAGTTTAAAATGAGGTCCT
This genomic stretch from Toxotes jaculatrix isolate fToxJac2 chromosome 19, fToxJac2.pri, whole genome shotgun sequence harbors:
- the LOC121199547 gene encoding pro-opiomelanocortin-like, yielding MVSLCWLLVVMTYACVPGFGSVCWNSSICKDLSNKGRILDCIHLCMSVIQTELTDFKALDLKSNDASDDLLLSIILANLASSEDKISDSDLKAHSDERRSYSMEHFRWGKPSGDKIPEPKLRAHSDERRSYSMEHFRWGKPSGRKRRPIKVFASSLEGGVSSEGSFPPRARRQLSSNEDEAKGDLNQESHRKEGFPKARVSSKSHVLLNPQDRKDGTYRMSHFRWGNPPASKRNGSFMKPWEEKPQGQLAKLFRNIIVKDVQRIMGSMEENGRGVVEQVY